The following coding sequences are from one Elusimicrobium minutum Pei191 window:
- a CDS encoding tetratricopeptide repeat protein: MLKKTFTFIFLCLFCVCCFGQNLIGRKKELNPDYSKSVWDNVMETQSLNDVRKGFYFMSVAKYEDAVTAFAKAVVKNPKEANYYLFLGRALYWSGKVDSAMAEFRTAMEINPKNGDAYQLLGIGYGWKGDIRQAQKNFEKAERLMPNRPDVKMNLSSVYASQNKLELALDYIRMAVALSPKDPLLYHQLGLISEMLGRDSSAEEAFKTSIKLYPRYEDSMLALAATYEKRNDDKDALSYYKKALKIKPEDYVARLRYANLLFTSAFEKEAKEVVEKAFSISSREGKGLAFNVSYSAVQNQTAQSSFPPELSALKKVLEETDLADDIIVDAEVNYSLPHEFKEAKEKSLLEREMLRALEQSRAAAAGSQTFRRSFIINGANKEERNIQIETIINTLSEALQNSPENTQSKLNVKTENAKKTVPVEGTGGNSSQKTAYDPRNVGNDMGLWVAGKSWVRFVAETLPDIENRIFDKEQQKMEPDSFDNVLMGLAYLTLGKGNEALNYFDDALKTEPANELALLGKGTAWIVLGREDNAQNIYRQVLEINPKNKTAKKNLTFLEKRGA; encoded by the coding sequence ATGTTAAAAAAAACTTTTACTTTTATTTTCCTTTGTCTTTTTTGCGTGTGTTGCTTTGGGCAAAACCTTATAGGCCGCAAAAAAGAACTTAACCCCGACTACTCCAAATCAGTTTGGGATAATGTTATGGAAACCCAGTCTCTTAACGACGTACGCAAAGGGTTCTATTTCATGTCCGTGGCAAAATATGAGGACGCGGTTACCGCGTTTGCAAAAGCTGTAGTAAAAAACCCCAAAGAAGCAAATTATTATCTTTTTTTAGGCCGAGCGCTTTATTGGTCCGGTAAAGTAGATTCCGCTATGGCTGAGTTTCGCACCGCTATGGAAATCAACCCTAAAAATGGCGATGCTTACCAGCTTTTAGGTATAGGTTACGGCTGGAAAGGCGATATCAGGCAAGCCCAAAAGAATTTTGAGAAAGCGGAAAGACTTATGCCAAACAGGCCTGACGTAAAAATGAATTTAAGTTCCGTTTACGCAAGCCAAAACAAATTGGAGCTGGCGCTTGATTATATAAGAATGGCGGTGGCGTTGTCGCCGAAAGATCCGCTTCTTTACCACCAGTTAGGGCTTATAAGCGAAATGCTTGGGCGGGACTCCTCAGCTGAAGAGGCTTTTAAAACCTCAATTAAACTCTATCCCCGCTACGAGGATTCCATGCTGGCTCTGGCAGCTACTTATGAAAAGCGAAATGATGATAAAGACGCTTTGTCTTACTATAAAAAAGCCTTAAAAATTAAACCTGAGGATTATGTGGCAAGGCTGCGTTACGCTAATTTACTTTTCACGTCGGCTTTTGAAAAAGAAGCAAAAGAAGTTGTTGAGAAAGCTTTTTCAATCAGTTCACGCGAAGGCAAAGGTCTTGCGTTTAATGTTTCCTACAGCGCGGTGCAGAACCAAACTGCCCAATCCTCTTTTCCTCCCGAGCTTTCCGCTTTAAAAAAAGTGCTTGAAGAAACTGATTTGGCAGATGATATTATTGTTGACGCGGAGGTAAACTATTCTTTACCGCACGAATTTAAAGAAGCAAAAGAAAAAAGCCTTCTTGAACGTGAAATGCTGCGCGCTTTGGAGCAATCCCGCGCCGCCGCTGCCGGTTCCCAGACGTTCCGCCGCAGTTTTATTATAAACGGCGCTAATAAAGAAGAGCGTAATATACAGATAGAAACTATTATAAACACCCTTAGCGAGGCGCTTCAAAACTCGCCTGAAAATACACAGTCAAAACTAAATGTAAAAACTGAAAACGCAAAAAAAACCGTGCCTGTGGAAGGAACAGGGGGGAACAGTTCCCAAAAAACCGCTTATGACCCTAGAAATGTAGGTAATGACATGGGGCTTTGGGTAGCGGGTAAAAGCTGGGTTCGTTTTGTAGCCGAAACTTTGCCTGATATAGAAAACCGTATTTTTGATAAGGAACAGCAAAAGATGGAGCCGGATTCTTTTGATAATGTTTTAATGGGGTTGGCCTATCTTACTTTAGGTAAAGGAAATGAGGCGTTAAATTATTTTGACGACGCCTTGAAAACAGAGCCCGCAAATGAACTTGCTCTTTTAGGCAAAGGAACCGCATGGATAGTTTTAGGACGTGAAGACAATGCGCAAAATATATATAGGCAAGTTTTGGAAATTAACCCTAAAAACAAAACGGCTAAAAAAAATCTTACATTTTTAGAAAAAAGAGGAGCCTGA
- the rsmA gene encoding 16S rRNA (adenine(1518)-N(6)/adenine(1519)-N(6))-dimethyltransferase RsmA — protein sequence MQKYGQHFLVNEGVIDKIVNAVVDARARHPKARIIEIGPGKGALTLRLLDKGIKDLKLIEIDPIMVDHLRGVLPSGVEIIQSDFLDTDLSLLSENGVIFVSNLPYINAAEILNKVLNYKNFLSAVFMFQREQAQRIKAGEGDTFYSPISLTSQIAADIKSLCRVSPGSFNPPPKVESEVLCFERNIKIQEDLLNGFTLAVQAAFAYKRKNVLNSISEYFKKDKKEIFSLLESSKISPNCRAQNLTQTDYKVLAGNIKKMLN from the coding sequence ATGCAAAAGTACGGACAGCATTTTTTAGTTAATGAGGGGGTTATTGATAAAATTGTTAATGCCGTTGTTGACGCGCGGGCAAGGCACCCGAAGGCGCGAATAATTGAAATAGGCCCCGGCAAAGGCGCTTTGACGCTGCGTTTGTTGGATAAAGGAATAAAGGATTTAAAGTTAATCGAAATAGACCCTATAATGGTGGACCACTTGCGCGGCGTTTTGCCTTCCGGCGTTGAAATAATACAAAGCGATTTTTTAGACACTGATTTATCTTTACTCTCTGAAAACGGCGTTATTTTTGTAAGTAATCTGCCTTATATAAACGCGGCGGAGATATTAAATAAAGTGCTTAATTATAAAAATTTTCTTTCAGCCGTTTTTATGTTCCAGCGCGAGCAAGCCCAAAGGATAAAAGCCGGGGAAGGCGACACTTTTTACTCCCCTATAAGTTTAACAAGCCAGATAGCGGCGGATATAAAAAGTTTATGCCGGGTAAGCCCCGGTAGTTTTAACCCGCCGCCTAAGGTGGAAAGCGAAGTTCTTTGTTTTGAAAGAAATATAAAAATACAGGAAGATTTGCTTAATGGTTTTACTCTTGCCGTTCAAGCCGCTTTTGCTTATAAACGTAAGAATGTTTTAAATTCAATATCCGAATATTTTAAAAAAGATAAAAAAGAAATTTTCAGTTTATTGGAAAGTTCGAAAATTAGTCCAAACTGCAGAGCTCAAAATTTAACTCAAACAGATTATAAAGTTCTTGCGGGTAATATAAAAAAAATGCTTAACTAA
- the dacB gene encoding D-alanyl-D-alanine carboxypeptidase/D-alanyl-D-alanine endopeptidase — MRTTFLTFIILCFSLTLHGAEIKVPLQSEALKNTSYSFYAKYVDGEDILTINPELRLTPGSLIKLFTTAAAIEYMGPEHKFKTEIYFDGKKNIFGTLKGNVYIKGGGDPSLGSNRIKTNPSMEEILDFWASRIESQEIKKIDGDIIADVSLFSGNNLPPKTAWEDMGNYFGATSEALNFNDNMFTLRFKPQPQKLSLVEFDSMSPQVERISVKSYVVTDPFSSSDEIYIFAAPGQFELIARGTVPIKTTASYVYASLPDPPLFTAQQFKNELLKRGIKITGRARVSYGNFNYTDKTLLASSYSPALFEIINIINKKSFNLYSEVLLKNIAVFNTGIGSTEQGIIEVENFLRAQNNLTDNFKIYDGSGLSRNSFVNTKTVITFLENMTKKPYFEIFYNSLLTPAGEEKHRLKNAFSNSPAFDLHMKTGFLTGVRSYSGYIKDCNGKMITFSFIVNNYTVTTNEINKIFEDILSSLSNIGRPPPATKKAAGNIKKQTS, encoded by the coding sequence ATGAGAACAACTTTCCTTACATTTATTATACTTTGTTTTAGTTTAACCTTGCACGGAGCGGAAATAAAAGTGCCTCTACAATCCGAGGCGCTTAAAAATACTTCATATTCTTTTTACGCAAAATATGTAGACGGTGAAGATATTTTGACAATAAACCCCGAACTGCGCCTTACCCCCGGCAGTCTGATAAAACTGTTTACTACCGCCGCCGCGATTGAATATATGGGGCCCGAACATAAATTTAAGACGGAAATTTATTTTGACGGCAAAAAAAATATTTTTGGTACTTTAAAGGGTAATGTTTACATAAAAGGCGGAGGGGACCCGTCGCTAGGCTCTAACAGAATTAAAACAAACCCTTCTATGGAAGAAATTTTGGATTTTTGGGCTTCGCGCATAGAAAGCCAGGAGATTAAAAAAATTGATGGAGATATAATTGCAGATGTTTCTCTTTTTTCCGGCAATAATCTTCCTCCTAAAACAGCTTGGGAAGATATGGGCAACTATTTTGGCGCCACTTCCGAAGCGCTTAATTTTAATGATAATATGTTTACGCTACGTTTTAAACCCCAGCCGCAGAAACTTAGTTTAGTTGAATTTGATTCCATGTCTCCGCAGGTTGAAAGAATAAGCGTAAAAAGCTATGTTGTGACAGACCCGTTTTCATCAAGCGACGAGATTTATATTTTTGCCGCTCCCGGGCAATTTGAGCTTATTGCCAGAGGAACAGTACCGATAAAAACAACAGCGAGTTATGTTTATGCATCGCTGCCTGATCCGCCTTTATTTACAGCCCAGCAATTTAAAAACGAACTTTTAAAAAGAGGAATTAAAATCACAGGCCGAGCAAGGGTAAGCTATGGCAACTTTAATTACACAGACAAAACGCTTCTTGCCTCCTCGTATTCACCCGCGCTTTTTGAAATAATTAATATTATAAATAAAAAAAGTTTTAATCTTTATTCCGAGGTTTTATTAAAAAACATCGCCGTTTTTAATACAGGCATAGGAAGCACGGAACAGGGGATTATAGAAGTTGAAAACTTTTTACGCGCGCAAAACAATCTTACGGATAATTTTAAAATATACGACGGCAGTGGCCTGTCAAGAAATAGTTTTGTAAACACCAAAACCGTGATTACGTTTCTTGAAAACATGACAAAAAAACCATATTTTGAGATTTTTTATAACTCTCTTCTGACTCCAGCGGGAGAAGAAAAACACCGTCTTAAAAACGCGTTTTCCAATTCACCGGCGTTTGATCTTCATATGAAAACAGGGTTTTTAACGGGTGTACGCTCTTACAGCGGTTATATTAAAGATTGTAATGGTAAAATGATAACATTCTCTTTTATTGTAAATAACTATACGGTTACAACAAATGAAATAAATAAAATATTTGAGGATATTTTATCCTCTCTTTCAAATATCGGGCGGCCGCCGCCCGCAACTAAAAAAGCTGCCGGAAATATAAAAAAACAGACCTCTTAA
- a CDS encoding methylglyoxal synthase: MTIKAKMPLSKTIALVAHDNKKKDMLEWVMYNKGSLSKHKICATGTTGGLIEEALNIKVNCFKSGPYGGDQQIGAGIANGEIDILIFFWDPLTQLPHDPDVKALLRIAAVWNIPVACDRASADFIISSDLIHREYERDVPNLSGHMNRLKK; encoded by the coding sequence ATGACAATAAAAGCAAAAATGCCACTAAGTAAAACAATAGCTCTTGTGGCGCACGATAATAAAAAGAAAGATATGCTTGAATGGGTTATGTATAACAAAGGAAGCCTTTCAAAACATAAGATTTGCGCTACCGGCACAACCGGCGGGCTTATAGAAGAAGCACTTAATATTAAAGTTAATTGTTTTAAAAGCGGTCCTTACGGGGGAGACCAGCAGATAGGCGCCGGTATAGCCAACGGGGAAATAGATATACTTATATTTTTCTGGGATCCGTTAACCCAGCTCCCCCATGATCCGGACGTTAAGGCGCTGCTTCGAATAGCGGCGGTATGGAATATTCCCGTAGCGTGTGACAGGGCCAGCGCGGACTTTATAATTTCATCAGATTTAATTCACCGCGAATATGAAAGGGACGTTCCTAATCTCAGCGGGCATATGAACAGGTTAAAAAAATAA
- a CDS encoding STM3941 family protein produces MQPINIALNKTKFLIIFAIALTLFCSSLLLLKQAAIYPTTFLKMGGILGVLFFGIIVVVMLFKILSSAPGLTISKDGLLYNTSIFPMFIYWSYFEKVSVINEKGKNIMLIFPTDSKDYLRKVDLVQKFNSLRNNKVYKTPIVVHQDSIKYDIFLAAKYIEEQIKKHK; encoded by the coding sequence ATGCAACCGATAAATATAGCTTTAAATAAAACAAAATTTTTAATAATTTTCGCAATAGCGCTTACGCTGTTTTGTTCTTCTTTACTTCTTTTAAAACAGGCTGCCATATACCCGACAACCTTTCTTAAAATGGGGGGGATTTTGGGAGTTTTATTCTTTGGCATAATAGTTGTTGTTATGCTTTTTAAAATTTTAAGTTCCGCGCCGGGACTTACAATATCCAAAGACGGGCTGCTTTATAATACAAGTATATTCCCTATGTTTATTTATTGGAGTTACTTTGAAAAGGTTTCTGTCATAAATGAAAAAGGAAAAAATATTATGCTTATTTTTCCCACGGACAGTAAGGATTATCTCAGAAAGGTAGACCTTGTTCAAAAATTTAATTCTTTACGCAATAACAAAGTTTATAAAACGCCGATAGTTGTGCACCAGGATTCAATAAAATATGATATTTTTTTAGCCGCAAAATATATTGAAGAGCAAATAAAAAAGCATAAATAA
- a CDS encoding isoprenyl transferase produces the protein MKFIMDKKIPLHIAFIMDGNGRWAKNKNMPRNYGHEAGAKTVEKVIKKARELGVKYITLFAFSTENWSRPQREIDSLMKLLSKTLARYNKDSKKNNTRLIISGRREKLPENILKDIDNVVESTKNNTAITVNLALNYGARQEITDAIKKLVSQGKKEITEQDISACMYQPGIPDPDLIIRTSGEKRISNFLLWQSAYSEFYFTPVLWPDFDGAELEKAVTEFQARIRRYGGI, from the coding sequence ATAAAATTTATTATGGATAAAAAAATACCTCTTCACATAGCTTTTATCATGGACGGCAACGGCAGGTGGGCCAAAAACAAAAATATGCCCCGTAATTACGGGCATGAAGCAGGCGCCAAAACTGTCGAAAAGGTTATTAAAAAAGCCAGAGAACTAGGCGTAAAATATATTACGCTTTTCGCTTTTTCCACGGAAAACTGGTCCCGCCCGCAAAGAGAAATAGACTCTTTAATGAAACTTTTATCCAAAACGCTTGCCCGGTATAATAAAGATTCTAAAAAAAATAATACAAGACTTATCATAAGCGGCAGGCGTGAAAAATTGCCCGAAAACATTCTAAAAGATATAGATAATGTAGTTGAAAGTACAAAAAACAATACCGCAATTACGGTAAATTTGGCGCTTAATTACGGCGCGCGCCAGGAAATAACTGACGCCATTAAAAAACTTGTTTCACAGGGTAAAAAAGAAATAACGGAACAAGATATTTCAGCCTGTATGTACCAGCCCGGCATACCGGACCCGGACCTTATTATAAGAACATCAGGTGAGAAAAGAATTTCTAATTTTCTGCTTTGGCAGTCGGCTTACAGCGAGTTTTATTTCACCCCTGTGCTTTGGCCCGATTTTGACGGGGCAGAACTTGAAAAAGCCGTTACTGAATTTCAAGCAAGAATAAGAAGATACGGCGGAATTTAA
- the frr gene encoding ribosome recycling factor, producing the protein MEGISQLISKSKTGMNDHVERLKRDLGTIRTGRASTQLIENIRVDYYGTPTPLKQMAMINVTDARTLEISPWDISALNEIDKTLQKADLGASPVNDGKIIRIVLPNMTEDRRKMLVKNVSKMSEDFKVAVRNERRDVLEKLKKAQKAGEITEDDLKRYEGDIQKATDSTVALIDKTISDKEKEIMTI; encoded by the coding sequence ATGGAAGGCATATCACAACTAATCAGCAAATCAAAAACAGGCATGAATGATCATGTGGAAAGACTTAAAAGGGATCTTGGCACAATAAGAACAGGCAGAGCCAGCACCCAGCTTATTGAGAATATACGTGTTGATTATTACGGCACGCCCACGCCGCTTAAACAAATGGCTATGATTAACGTAACAGACGCCAGGACTTTGGAAATAAGCCCCTGGGACATAAGCGCTTTAAACGAAATTGATAAAACTTTACAAAAAGCCGATTTAGGCGCAAGTCCTGTTAACGACGGCAAAATCATACGCATAGTTTTACCTAACATGACGGAAGACAGACGCAAAATGTTAGTTAAAAACGTTTCTAAAATGAGCGAAGACTTTAAAGTAGCCGTAAGAAACGAACGCCGCGACGTTTTGGAAAAACTTAAAAAAGCCCAAAAAGCGGGTGAAATTACCGAAGATGATTTGAAAAGATATGAAGGCGACATACAAAAAGCAACCGACTCTACTGTAGCTTTAATAGATAAAACCATCTCAGATAAAGAAAAAGAAATAATGACAATATAA
- the pyrH gene encoding UMP kinase: MKKKSQQKRILLKLSGEALVEEGKRGITPFALKDIAKEIASASKDCQLAVVIGGGNIWRGVRDGGGIIDRVNSDNMGMLATVINALALQSALEDINIPTRVLTSINIYELAEAFIRRKAVRHLEKGRVIIFAGGTGNPFFTTDSAAALRASEIGADILLKATQVDGVYDSDPRKNPKAKLISRITYGEAISKGLQFMDTAALALCMENNLPIQVFNLHKKGNIKAAVDGKKIGTIIY; encoded by the coding sequence ATGAAGAAAAAATCCCAGCAAAAAAGAATTTTACTTAAACTTTCAGGTGAGGCGCTTGTAGAAGAAGGAAAAAGAGGCATCACCCCCTTTGCTCTTAAAGATATAGCTAAAGAAATAGCCTCCGCCTCTAAAGACTGCCAACTCGCCGTTGTAATAGGCGGCGGCAATATTTGGCGAGGCGTAAGAGACGGCGGCGGTATTATAGACAGAGTTAACTCTGACAATATGGGCATGTTAGCCACGGTTATAAACGCTTTAGCTTTGCAATCAGCTTTAGAAGATATTAATATACCTACAAGAGTTTTAACATCAATTAACATTTATGAACTTGCCGAGGCGTTTATAAGACGCAAGGCTGTACGACACCTTGAAAAAGGACGCGTTATTATTTTCGCAGGCGGCACAGGCAACCCTTTCTTTACAACAGATTCCGCCGCCGCTCTAAGAGCCAGCGAAATAGGCGCGGATATTCTTTTAAAAGCCACTCAGGTTGACGGGGTTTACGATTCAGACCCGCGCAAAAACCCCAAAGCCAAACTTATAAGCCGCATTACTTACGGGGAAGCGATAAGCAAAGGTCTGCAATTTATGGACACGGCGGCATTAGCGCTTTGTATGGAAAACAATTTGCCCATTCAAGTTTTTAATTTACACAAAAAAGGCAATATTAAAGCCGCTGTAGACGGCAAAAAAATAGGAACAATTATTTATTAA
- a CDS encoding amino acid permease — MNNKTILTTLQMTLLTGAAVISLRGLPMMAMEGLTIFFFIAFASILFLIPTALISAELGSALSDKEGGIYAWVKEAFGEKWGFLEIWLLWAQNVTWYPVILGFVCVTLSYAFGKPEFAQNGFYIGIAGILLYWTATLITFKGNAIIAKVVDQGFLLGTCLPGIVLVVIAIVWIAKGHPIHFLNPSEVHHAIAYVNDAGQIVPRFLPKVTGMGDIAFLAGLVLLFAGVEVHAINITKMQKPKTQFPIAILIASILCIVIFSLGSLSIATVIPQKQIGLTAGLMDAFKIIFTNFNLPSWILNIMALLVAFGSFAGIISWTAGPSRGMLKAAQDGMLPKVFAKTNENGIEKNILLTQGVIVSLLMSVYIFMDSVDLAFFLITTVTAGLYLFVYILMYIAAIYLKIKKPDMPRPYSMPGGKAGGILIALVGLAAVLFALGVSFFPPSDIPVSSPKIYVALVVFGTIGFSLIPFGLHYRYKGSKK; from the coding sequence ATGAATAACAAAACAATTTTAACCACTCTGCAAATGACCCTATTAACAGGGGCCGCGGTTATCAGCCTTCGCGGGCTGCCTATGATGGCTATGGAAGGACTTACCATATTCTTTTTTATAGCTTTTGCTTCAATATTATTTTTAATACCTACGGCTTTAATATCGGCCGAGCTTGGCAGCGCCTTAAGTGATAAAGAAGGCGGCATTTATGCCTGGGTTAAAGAGGCCTTTGGTGAAAAATGGGGTTTTTTGGAAATTTGGCTTTTATGGGCGCAAAACGTTACATGGTACCCGGTTATTTTAGGTTTTGTGTGTGTTACGCTTTCTTACGCATTTGGAAAACCCGAATTTGCCCAAAACGGTTTTTATATAGGGATAGCCGGCATTTTGCTTTATTGGACAGCCACATTAATAACTTTTAAAGGCAACGCTATAATAGCCAAAGTCGTTGACCAGGGTTTTTTGCTTGGCACTTGCTTGCCCGGCATTGTTTTAGTTGTAATAGCAATTGTTTGGATAGCCAAAGGACACCCGATACACTTTCTTAATCCTTCTGAAGTCCACCACGCTATAGCTTACGTAAATGACGCTGGACAGATTGTACCCAGATTTTTGCCTAAAGTTACAGGTATGGGAGATATAGCCTTTTTAGCGGGCCTTGTTCTTTTATTCGCCGGTGTGGAAGTGCACGCTATTAACATAACAAAAATGCAAAAACCAAAAACGCAGTTTCCTATAGCTATATTAATTGCCTCTATTTTATGTATTGTTATTTTTTCTTTAGGCTCGCTTTCAATAGCAACAGTTATACCGCAAAAACAAATAGGTTTAACCGCCGGCCTTATGGACGCGTTTAAAATAATTTTCACTAATTTTAACCTGCCTTCATGGATTCTTAATATTATGGCTTTGCTTGTGGCTTTCGGCTCTTTCGCGGGTATTATATCTTGGACGGCGGGCCCAAGCAGAGGTATGTTAAAAGCCGCCCAGGACGGCATGCTGCCTAAAGTTTTCGCCAAAACAAATGAGAACGGTATTGAAAAAAACATTCTTTTAACGCAAGGGGTAATAGTTTCGCTTTTAATGTCGGTTTATATTTTTATGGACTCCGTTGACCTGGCGTTCTTTCTTATAACAACGGTAACGGCGGGGCTTTATTTGTTTGTTTATATATTGATGTATATCGCAGCTATATATCTTAAAATCAAAAAGCCGGATATGCCAAGGCCCTATTCTATGCCCGGCGGTAAAGCGGGCGGTATTTTAATAGCTTTAGTAGGGTTGGCGGCTGTATTATTTGCTTTGGGCGTATCCTTCTTCCCTCCTTCGGATATTCCCGTAAGCAGCCCGAAGATTTACGTAGCTTTAGTTGTTTTCGGCACAATAGGCTTTAGTTTAATACCTTTCGGGTTACATTACCGCTATAAAGGCAGTAAAAAATAA
- a CDS encoding DUF1015 domain-containing protein, producing MITVKPFKAIRPNKDEKLIASFPYDVINSEEARQIAKGNPLSFLHVEKPEIDLPENVDLYDPSVYAKGKENLEKFISEGILIQEDKPCFYLYAQTMDGRKQYGFVVAASTAEYGAGRIKRHEFTRKDKEADRTRHINTMGATTGPVFLAYKDSKELNEVIERIAKTTPIYNFTADDGIGHTVWKISDDKDIIDIEGKFFKLPNLYIADGHHRAASAYNTAQLRRVENHKHTGLENYNFFLAVVFPAEQLYIMDYNRAVKDFNGLSRDQFMAEVEKCFTVTKTDTKKPQNRHEFGMYLKGQWYTLEAKENIINETDPIKCLDVSILQDNLLGPVLGIDDPRTSKRIDFIGGIRGTAELEKYVNELGYSAAFSMFPTSMDELMKVADAGLVMPPKSTWFEPKLRSGLLTYKY from the coding sequence ATGATTACAGTAAAACCTTTTAAAGCGATAAGGCCTAATAAGGATGAAAAGCTTATAGCATCTTTCCCTTACGACGTAATAAATTCCGAGGAAGCAAGACAGATTGCCAAAGGCAACCCGCTTTCATTTCTTCATGTTGAAAAACCTGAAATTGATTTACCTGAGAATGTGGACCTTTATGACCCAAGCGTCTACGCCAAAGGTAAAGAAAATTTGGAAAAATTTATTTCCGAAGGCATTTTAATACAAGAAGATAAACCCTGCTTTTATTTATACGCCCAAACCATGGACGGCAGAAAGCAGTATGGCTTTGTAGTGGCGGCAAGCACGGCTGAGTACGGGGCGGGCCGCATTAAACGCCATGAATTTACCCGCAAAGATAAAGAGGCTGACCGCACCCGCCATATCAACACCATGGGCGCTACCACGGGCCCCGTTTTCCTTGCTTATAAAGACAGTAAAGAGTTAAACGAAGTAATTGAAAGGATTGCCAAAACAACGCCTATTTATAACTTTACGGCTGATGACGGCATAGGCCATACCGTTTGGAAAATAAGCGATGATAAAGATATTATTGATATAGAAGGCAAGTTTTTCAAACTTCCCAATCTCTATATAGCGGACGGGCACCACAGGGCGGCCAGCGCTTATAATACCGCCCAATTAAGAAGAGTCGAAAACCATAAACATACAGGGCTTGAAAACTACAACTTCTTTTTAGCGGTAGTTTTCCCCGCTGAACAACTTTATATTATGGATTATAACCGCGCGGTTAAAGATTTTAACGGTTTAAGCCGGGACCAGTTTATGGCGGAAGTTGAAAAATGTTTTACCGTAACCAAAACTGACACTAAAAAACCGCAAAATCGCCACGAGTTCGGTATGTATTTAAAAGGGCAGTGGTACACGCTTGAAGCTAAAGAAAATATTATTAACGAAACCGACCCCATTAAATGCCTTGATGTCAGCATTTTGCAGGATAATTTGCTGGGTCCCGTTTTAGGTATTGACGACCCAAGAACAAGCAAACGCATTGATTTTATAGGCGGCATAAGAGGCACAGCAGAGCTTGAAAAATATGTTAACGAGCTTGGCTACTCGGCAGCGTTTTCAATGTTCCCAACTTCTATGGACGAACTTATGAAAGTGGCCGACGCAGGCCTTGTTATGCCCCCCAAAAGCACCTGGTTTGAGCCTAAATTAAGAAGCGGGCTTTTAACTTATAAATATTAA
- a CDS encoding NAD(P)-dependent oxidoreductase gives MKILIADKFPKHWVEVLKEKGHEIILNPALDENTLPEAQKTEQAEIIIVRSTKVNASAIDAAPSLKLVIRAGAGYDTIDINHAKTKGVAVCNCPGTNSIAVAELAMGLILSLDRRIPDNIIDLKAGKWNKTEYSKAKGLYGRTLGIIGLGHIGREVAKRAQAFGLKIIAFDPFVKESPLAQMVSDVYDLAKKADIITIHVPNTAGTKHFYDEKFFEAMKPGAYFINTSRGGLVKEDALIKACAEKGIRAALDVYEKEPKADAKEFVDPVTSAVNIYGTHHIGASTEQAQDAVAEVAVQIVQELADKGTFLHQVNK, from the coding sequence ATGAAAATTTTAATAGCTGATAAATTCCCCAAACATTGGGTTGAAGTTCTAAAAGAAAAAGGGCATGAGATTATTCTAAACCCCGCTTTGGATGAAAATACTTTACCCGAAGCCCAAAAAACAGAGCAGGCTGAAATAATTATTGTAAGAAGCACAAAGGTTAACGCCTCAGCCATTGATGCGGCGCCTTCTTTAAAGCTTGTTATACGCGCGGGCGCCGGTTATGACACCATTGATATTAACCACGCTAAAACAAAAGGCGTTGCCGTATGCAATTGCCCGGGCACAAACTCCATAGCGGTGGCAGAGCTTGCCATGGGTCTAATTCTTTCTTTAGACAGGAGAATACCTGACAATATTATTGACTTAAAAGCGGGCAAATGGAATAAAACCGAATACAGCAAAGCCAAAGGTTTATACGGCAGAACGTTGGGCATTATAGGCCTTGGTCATATCGGGCGTGAGGTGGCAAAACGCGCGCAGGCTTTTGGTTTAAAAATTATAGCTTTTGACCCTTTTGTAAAAGAGTCTCCCTTAGCTCAAATGGTAAGCGATGTGTATGACCTTGCTAAAAAAGCCGATATTATTACAATACATGTGCCCAATACAGCGGGAACAAAACATTTTTACGATGAAAAGTTTTTTGAAGCCATGAAACCCGGCGCTTATTTTATAAACACTTCGCGCGGAGGTCTTGTTAAAGAAGACGCTTTAATAAAAGCCTGCGCCGAAAAAGGCATAAGGGCCGCTTTAGACGTTTATGAAAAAGAACCTAAGGCCGACGCTAAAGAGTTTGTTGACCCTGTAACTTCCGCCGTTAATATTTACGGCACTCACCACATAGGCGCTTCAACCGAGCAGGCGCAGGATGCTGTGGCCGAAGTAGCGGTTCAAATTGTGCAGGAACTTGCCGATAAAGGAACTTTTTTACACCAGGTGAACAAATGA